DNA sequence from the Phaseolus vulgaris cultivar G19833 unplaced genomic scaffold, P. vulgaris v2.0 scaffold_62, whole genome shotgun sequence genome:
ttggatgatctcgccactagaagtgtggaatgctcctagatgagagtgatgccgccacttgaggactccaataatccatcaagataagactaaagaagaaggctccaaaagctctccaaagttcactcaaaatttgagtagagttttcttagattaattccaatctgaaaaatacaaagagagcacctctatttatatcctaaggtgctgaaatataagctacacaaattcaaaaactccctcccaaaaagcttctagaatttgcgcctaaaacaaagcatgaggaaggtgtgacctcttccttcactattggcacctccttttctactcctacacctatctactaacacacccccgctaagactcctaactaaagactaaaagatgctttaacaatagaggtttctaatgtttccctctaagcacctttctaaacaatatttatttaatacttgaccttgcccttcatggatggactttgggcttttatgggctttggccttcttgggcttgggcttgggctttatcttttacaaatattaacaagtaaaactttaaatatgaaggcgaatgatcttgttcttcattataaaaagccacctttagttgattctcatcatactccccgagttggagagaattcgcccacgaattctgaatccctgcatataacaaagtcagtttacttttacaatcaaaagtgtaagaaaaaggaatacatgacttagcagatggaaccaaagggattgcagaaaaggaggtcctacaaatcgaccaagttggaaaaatgtgtttgggaatgatgatatttttgggaaaaagacctcttaaatggtgaaacccattaggaggtatgaaaaaatcatccctaacatattttaaccaaggtggtgttgaaataggaaccttgggtaatgaaaaagataaagaagaagaagaccttggagggtccatttgaggtatagcacgagtcaacatgatggatttagaggagaaaatggtgtgactcggtgtagtacttacttctttttctttctcattttctcttttagttttcatttttatttggtcctcatgaacctctttgggagagaggggttttaatataaccttgcgccctaggaaggaaaaagacattgtattggataggccatcatgtaaaacatgtctatcatattgccaaggccttcctaaaagaagatgagaagcttccatgggcacaacatcacataaaacctcatctttatactttcctatttcaaagttaatgaggacttgtttattcaccatgatttcacctacttcactaagccattgtaatttgtagggcttggtatgagagatagtgggtaaggctaacttctccacaactcttgtactagccacattagtgcaacttcccccatcaataatcaaggaacataacttgttgttgataagacatcgggtgtgaaaaatattttctctttgagtatcattcaaagattttggaattgtgcccaacatacgtcttaccatcaataagtcaccttcacaggGACTTttactctcattttcacttgatggtttagaaggtgaagaatgcctaggtgaattggaatcatgctcactaactacaatgccttcatgcatgtacatacttcgtttagaagggcaattagcagcaatgtgaccatatcccaaacatttaaaacacttttgactagacgatttaattggggatttaggcctagaagtagatggcgtaggatccttgggtttgaaagaagaatctttggaaggatgtttagaaaaagaatttttgtttctccaagacttggagtagtatccatcattggaagcatttttgaaagagtttttgttagcaagttgggcttccaccttcattgccagatgaactaaagagcccaatgatgaatactcttgtaactcaacaatgtcttgaatatccttcctaagaccactcacaaacctagcaatcatagcttcctcactttcctctaattcaattttaagcacaagcgtctcaagctcttTATAATactcatccacatttagcgtgccttgttgaaaccgttggagtctcgacatgaggtctttcctaaaatgtgggggcacaaatttagcgcgcatttgatcctttaaagagttccaagagtccacgggaggacccttgtgatagataatgtcctttacaattcaatgccaccatttcatggcataatcactaaactctagggtggctagcttaagcttatgctcatcttggatctcatggatctcaaaaatttgttcacacttagcctcccaatctaaatatacatttggatcactagaaccattaaaacaaggtagcttgaccgaaggaagcttggactttgcatcatgatagaagccattgccgtagtgaattctttccccttggtgatgatgtctttgtccatggacttggggtggaggcctccttctcctatgctcatcttcacggccaacatcatttgaagaagctcttgaagatggtctatgagaatgatgtccatcatggatagaaggagatggtctagcttgttggacctccatcttttgcattttctcctccaaccgtctaattgttctttgagcttcatgtaattcaccaaggattgaagctttggaaggagaattctgcttgtaggatgcatcacttgaaaatccagccatttgtaattaaaaaaaatagcaaacacacaaaaacagcaaacaagttaaaaattagcaaaaacagtgagctttggcaatgaaactgccgaagtgaaatgaggctgaaaaagagatcactctcaaagaaataatgttcttgcaccaatctgatcttgaggccttggaatcctcaaatgaaatatgtcaaagcaagcacaccaatctcaagagcaaccaccacaaaaccaatgaaacaataaagacaaacaagaaaaggtataagcaaggaaaggtaattgcaaaaggaaaactatgtgtaagacaaactcaaagagtaagaatgaaagacaatcaagaaaataaagaactcaatgagaaaattAGGCACACAAAaaaatacttaaggaaaagcactagagtagatgaagaaaacaaaaatttagctactggaaatttttttttttttaaaaggcaaactgtgcttgatattcactgatttaactggaatgatgtagagcgaactggattatgaaatttaaatcacagaaacttcaagatgttaactcaataatggcactggaatcaattaaaaacagtaagccaattgagagaaataaatttttcaaaatcgctgccagattaccgtatttttttcggcagaattgtacactttttttattttttttatcatttttggtgtacttcgtatttttgaatgattcttttttctattcttttctaacactttgaatatctcaaatccagaatttcagaattttccaataagtaaatcaattgcaataaggaaaaacagtaagcacttttttttcagaaacagaggaatcctaataggaataaaaaaacaggatgatgaactagcaaagacataatagaaaatgatgtattgaaacttgtataggtctagaatacaagtatgaactcaattctaaaaagaaaatgcaccaaggatcaacatcaattcagaaaattatatgacaccaaagcaagaaacaatcaaaacaataaaagtactactagaagtaatgacaaatatggaataatatgactaagacaaaacttgacatgattacaaaattaaaagacatatcacaaattttaacaacaagtgaaaggaagcttaaggtaaactctaggaaggataatgccattccaaaagagcaaccatactcataagaattttgagtgccataaaccttttcacaagcacttggtgtaaaagaaaaacagcaagaatactcaattcaaattctaaaacagaaacttaaattgcaagaaaattaaagagctcttgaaattaaagtgcacacaactcgacaattaaacaagaagaacctaagactcatgataccacatgatgtgattccactagccatatagagaatgattcttgacattcttaggaatcaccttgagctggacattatagaggcacttttcttagagttggatcattgttctaagacaagaactcaccaaaaactagtaccaaatcccaaactcatttggatgctccacatattgtcaaattgaatcaacaaagagaggtaaaattgaaaggaccgaacagaattgaattagcaaacatatgaaccgaacaaaagtgtaattaaaagtcaagaacagaacataggtgctggaaaaaaaatagaaaagccgaaccaaacaactcaagaacacaagacaacatgaacaattgaaagagaaggaaggaaggagaagagagtgctcatgaagatggaagaatgttggatgatctcgccactagaagtgtggaatgctcgtagatgagagtgatgccgccacttgaggactccaatgatccatcaagataagactagagaagaaggctccaaaagctctccaaagttcactcaaaatttgagtagagttttcttagattaattccaatctgaaaaatacaaagagagcacctctatttatagcctaaggtgctgaaatataagctacacaatttcaaaaactccctcccaaaaagcttctagaatttgcgcctaaaacaaagcatgaggaaggtgtgacctcttccttcactattggcacctccttttctactcctacacctatctactaactcacccccctaagactcctaactaaagactaaaagatgctttaacaatagaggtttctaattttccctctaagcacctttctaaacaatatttatttaatacttgaccttgcccttcatgggatggactttgggcttttgtgggctttggccttcttgggcttgggcttgggctttatcttttgcaaataTTAACaagtaaaactttaaatatgaaggcgaatgatcttgttcttcattataaaaagccacctttagttgattctcatcatactccccgagttttgtatagggaggtttgtcatcaccaccactgtaaagctgtggaagtaatggcggagcctcctggacgaaaataccacagccaacgctgccttctccagcgactggtatctcgtctccgaACCTTGTAAagccttgctgacgaaatataTGGGCTTTTGAatttggtcctgctcctggaccagcacagaactGATAGCTCGCTCTGTTATCGCGAAGTATAGTCGGAGGGGCATGCATGCTTCTGGTTTGcaaaggaccggtggcgtcgccaaatactctttcaacttgatgaaagccgcttctcattcgtcagtccatgcaaagcgactatttcttttaaggcactggaaataggggtgccccttctctcctcccgCAAAAACAAACCTTGATAATGCCGCCATTCGCCCTGTCATTTCttgcacttcctttactgaTGTCGGGCACCGCATGGCAATGATTGCTGCGCATTTATCAGGGTTCacctctattcccctctccgtgagcatgaaacctaggaacttaccggcctccaccccgaagacacacttctcggggtttagcttgaggcggtattttgatatggtgacgaacaactcctccaggtccgccacGTGCTGCATCCTTTCCCTGGACGCCACTACCATATCGtccacgtaggcgtacacattcctccctaacatgggtgctaggaccttgtccatcagcctttggtaggtggcgcgtGCGTTTTTTAGCCCAaagggcattaccttgtagcagtaactgcaagtctctgtcatgaacgcagttttactctcgtctcttgggtgcatttTGACCTGGTTgtaacctgagaatgcatccaaaaaGCTAAGTATCTTGCAACCGGAGGCACTGTCCACAAGTGCGTCGATGTTGGGTAgtggtacgagtccttcgggcacacTTTATTCAAGGcggtgaagtccacgcacatcctccacttcccattcgccttcttcaccaggacgacgttggccaaccattcagggtactggatctccctgatgtggccagcactcagcagcttctgcgtctcTTCCCTTACCACAAgtcgcctctcttcattaaactttctcctactttgtcgcacggggcggaccgtggcatcCATGCCAAGGTGATGGCATAgaaaatcagggtcgatgcccggcatatttgaggcggaccatgcgaaagcatccaaaTGACGCGAAATGACCTCCGCCACTTCATCCTGCTCTTCTTGGCTCAACAAACGCCCCAGCTTAAACATTTTGCCGCCAATCTGCCTCTCCACCACGTTGGCCGCCAGTTGGTCCCAGCTATCTTCCTTGAGAGTCGTCGCTCGGTAGTGCTTTCCGGGCGTCGACTCTTCTACGGGCGATGTGTCGTCAGTCCCCTCCTCCATATGCGCGTCTGCTTCGGGCGACGCCCTCACGGGTGTGGCCTCGCCGGGCGTTGACTCCgtgggcgtcgcctcaatcaagGGCTCTATCTCCATCGCCGTGTTTGCACTTGACAGACGCTcgaacaccatgaacacgcctctctttgttttAAGGCAATTCTCATAACATTTCCGCGCttcctcctgatctgacttgatgacaaTCACTTTGCCACTGagatccggcagcttcatcttcatatggcgcgtggaggctactgcgttcagcctgTTCAACGCTGGTCTGCCCAAtaagatgttgtaggcggaattagcgtttacgaccaagtaccggatgctttcggtacgtgAGGTCGTtccatctgtgaacgttgtcctcaattccAAGTAGCCTCGTACTTCCACTTGGTTGTCAgcaaacccatataagcaccttGTGTAGGGTCTCTaaaggtcgggagacaaccgcaacttcttgaatgtcgaccagaacatgacatctgcagagcttccttggtcgacaagaaccctgtgcacctttctgcccgccgtgacaactgaaatgaccacggggtcgttgtcgtgcgacACAACATCTTGCAGATCcgccctcgtgaacacgaggtctgactcccacggatcacctgagattctttcttcaattgagttgaccccccctcgcgtatttctttcgttggtaggcggtgggtcctccgctgGAAAAGCCACCAGCAATGGTATGGACTTCGCCGAGgacaggcatctcgtgcgcttgctCTTCCGCTGGTGCTGGCAGGGTCGCGGTCGTGGCGGGCTttgcgacataatccttcagaaacccgcttctcaccaactcatctagctggtaacccagcgacaggcagttatcgatgtgatgaccgaaagctttgtggaattcgcaccaagagtctttgcgaggccctaacaccttgtcagtcttcgccggtcgcctcaacctttcagctatattgggcacggcaatcaaatccttcaattccaccacaaagttgtacctcgctGGCCTTGCCCTTTCCCTGGCCGGGCGAtcccctcctgctggacccatgggctggggttttctggtctcataggggcgtctcccctttggcttctttctccctgtcgtggtctcgttgaccctgacgggttgagcccgCGTCTGCgttctcgggcgtgagggtacaacgctggtgcgcttctcacacacctctccctcagaggcgatatgttccaccgcccgacgccgtatttCGGCAaaggtcctagggcgattgcgaatAATGGATTCGCAAAAAGGGCCGAGACATACGCCTTTTCTGAATGcatacacgatcataggctcctctgaaGTACCAACTTTTACTacttgggccccgaaacgattgatgtattccttcaaggtctccccttgatactgttttacatcaaacaggtcgtaggaaaCTGGCGGCGGAGCCCTGTTCGCCAAGTATTGTTCTCTAAACAACTGCGACAACTGCtgaaaggaggtgatatggccgtttggaaggctgatgaaccaatccattgccatccccgtcaaggtgctcataaagatcTTGCATCTCGCggcatcggagccgcctaccaacaccatctgcgtgtggaatgcagtgagatgcgcctcagggtcctccatcccggtgaagatcaccttgggtcccgtgaacgtgttggggattacTGCATCCAGGATCTTCTGCGAGAAgggtgtggaaaactcccttgctGGGGTGAGACGCTCGGTCTCATCTTGTTCACGTTGCCCTTGGTTATTGCTCAAACCCCGGCGCAACTCTTCATTTACacgatggagctcttcgtttctcGCACGCGAGTctgcgagatccgcctgcatgcgttcttgttccACCCTCGATTCCGCCATCTCATCCTGTAGCCCCCGCATCATTTCCATGACCTGCTCCATGGACATTTCCTCACTCGCAGCGCGTGCGGAACCTTGTCTAGTGGTGGCcctcattcttcactgtttcctCAAACTTCTGCCAACGTTATGGTGGCTTCGATAGATCTTTTGAAGCTtgcgatgggactgatgttttaaatcagccccacggtgggcgccaaatgttgcGGCCGGTTGatctgggacgtctttgtgcgcaacctcgcccatcagctagggacaccttcccactggctacctgtggattcctgcaaagaaggacaaaagggcgccctagcggccgtttgcactccgacgctcaagtcagctagcaagaaacaccaaaaactctacacctccgtatcggagcaccgtgcatggcactctgaaggtggtcaaaagaaactgtgtattgtgtattttttctcgttctggcaaacaatctttctctagtcccttgtgcgtaacctcaaggctcgagcaagcaactagagtgtctctggaaaatttgccaaaagttcgaaccccgtttccaacattcccagTTCTATTTAAACtgctctagcatttaaagcgtcttaaagcgcatttaattatgaaacgttcagcgcctttaagacgtttaaaccgcttggagcatttaaagtaccttaaacgctcgaaacgtaaactctattaaatagctttaattaccttgtacctgacaaattgatgtttctgttttgacttggctgctataacacgtggagggcctcacagcatcgtgaccccacttggggtgtatttcctcgtgtgagtcctcctacctgggagtgcatctgcgcaaggggtgactttttgggtgccaactcatgcccccaaacatctagtcagtcactttgagagcgtatctaccttcctctcgtaccctgcacctggctacccctgggcgtgacccttctcatgagtcgtaactatcccaagggcttctctggggcgacatgggcacttcacgagtcagattgctctccactggcgctattactatggccttgaagccacatttctcttttctttgatgctaccccgggttatcggggtttgaggccttcccacggcgtcactccctccatggtctttcctacccatgggtatcggggaacaacactgtggttgccttgctcttgtgacattttaccttggcgacgccctaccttggcgacgcctgctaGGCGACATCTTAtcctggcgacgcttcctcttagCGACGCCCCGCCTTggcgatgcttgcacttggtgtcgcctcacctaggcgacgccttatgttgctTTGACCTcaacgttgactttgaccttgactttgtcaatgCCCGGATACGAGAGGGTACAGAGATTAAAAGTTTTCCAAGATTG
Encoded proteins:
- the LOC137817435 gene encoding uncharacterized protein, coding for MRATTRQGSARAASEEMSMEQVMEMMRGLQDEMAESRVEQERMQADLADSRARNEELHRVNEELRRGLSNNQGQREQDETERLTPAREFSTPFSQKILDAVIPNTFTGPKVIFTGMEDPEAHLTAFHTQMVLVGGSDAARCKIFMSTLTGMAMDWFISLPNGHITSFQQLSQLFREQYLANRAPPPVSYDLFDVKQYQGETLKEYINRFGAQVVKVGTSEEPMIVPALNRLNAVASTRHMKMKLPDLSGKVIVIKSDQEEARKCYENCLKTKRGVFMVFERLSSANTAMEIEPLIEATPTESTPGEATPVRASPEADAHMEEGTDDTSPVEESTPGKHYRATTLKEDSWDQLAANVVERQIGGKMFKLGRLLSQEEQDEVAEVISRHLDAFAWSASNMPGIDPDFLCHHLGMDATVRPVRQSRRKFNEERRLVVREETQKLLSAGHIREIQYPEWLANVVLVKKANGKWRMCVDFTALNKVKMHPRDESKTAFMTETCSYCYKVMPFGLKNARATYQRLMDKVLAPMLGRNVYAYVDDMVVASRERMQHVADLEELFVTISKYRLKLNPEKCVFGVEAGSIKGQVYADFVAELSPGGEQEVEAGTQWSLSVDGSSNQQGSGAGIVLEGPNGVLIEQALRFSFKASNNQAEYEALIAGMLLAKEMGAQNLLVKSDSQLITGQVSDEFQAKDPQMAAYLRYVQLLKEAFSVLELIHVLREQNARADLLAKLASSGKGGRQRTVIQETLKTPRKFMEDNRVDVLHISTARGRPRSHLSLTQDTVKTPHISTYADTPEGGRHAQICALAEGDTWMTPYRRYLADGVLPTEPEEGKKVKRNAARYTLVDGVLFRHGFTHPILTCVSGDECTRIMAELHEGICGSHVGEGP